A DNA window from Actinomycetota bacterium contains the following coding sequences:
- a CDS encoding DUF308 domain-containing protein: MERGIILRNWWTYMLRGILALTFGVLFLAYPDATLRAFMVIAGIFLLADGCLNLARSLVLAMNGFPWGWTLVWGTAGLLLGAILVFHPDYTLAFVSALVGIWAIFIGLVEIAAAVDLPPLSGRGFLAAFGLISIAFGILMLAWTVETVYAFMVMVGVFLLARAVMNFVIGFHVLRLQRGS, from the coding sequence TTGGAAAGGGGAATCATACTCCGGAATTGGTGGACCTACATGTTAAGGGGGATTTTAGCCCTCACCTTCGGTGTCCTCTTCCTGGCCTACCCGGACGCCACGCTCAGGGCGTTCATGGTCATAGCCGGCATTTTCCTTCTCGCCGACGGTTGCCTGAACCTCGCCCGTTCCCTGGTACTGGCGATGAACGGTTTTCCCTGGGGCTGGACGCTGGTATGGGGAACGGCGGGACTGCTCCTGGGGGCCATACTCGTCTTTCATCCCGATTACACGCTGGCCTTCGTGTCCGCCCTGGTGGGCATCTGGGCCATCTTCATTGGGCTGGTGGAGATCGCCGCGGCCGTCGACCTGCCCCCGCTCAGCGGAAGGGGCTTCCTGGCCGCCTTCGGCCTTATATCCATCGCTTTCGGCATCCTCATGCTGGCCTGGACGGTGGAGACAGTCTACGCCTTTATGGTGATGGTGGGGGTATTCCTGCTCGCCAGGGCGGTGATGAACTTCGTCATCGGCTTCCATGTCCTGCGCCTGCAGCGCGGTTCGTGA
- a CDS encoding ABC transporter permease — protein MSVWLDALAPKRLGKELRRSLAIAVKDVRIYCLKPPVLLFGLVFPFFLFLAFYVGRKGPITEGIPGLVAISLFFASSNIAPAGMPFERMAKTFQRYLTAPVSLTWTLFGKSLAGFAFGVSVSVFPLLVGIIGYGTRISSPGLLVPSLLASGLCFSSLGTLVATMPTEVPGNVMTVLNFVRLPLLFLSGIFVPLAEMPSWARGLAAISPLTYGNDLLRRSLGFEGYHPPWLSFMVLVLFSSVFFSVAAWIFNLSRRRS, from the coding sequence ATGAGCGTTTGGCTGGACGCGCTGGCGCCTAAAAGGCTGGGCAAGGAACTGCGCCGTTCCCTGGCCATAGCCGTCAAGGACGTGCGCATCTACTGCCTTAAGCCGCCGGTGCTGCTGTTCGGCCTGGTTTTCCCCTTCTTCCTCTTTCTGGCCTTCTACGTTGGAAGGAAAGGGCCCATCACCGAGGGAATCCCGGGGCTGGTGGCCATCAGCCTCTTCTTTGCATCTTCTAACATCGCCCCTGCGGGGATGCCCTTCGAGAGGATGGCCAAGACCTTCCAGCGTTACCTGACCGCCCCGGTCTCCCTCACCTGGACCCTCTTCGGCAAGAGCCTGGCCGGCTTCGCCTTCGGGGTCTCCGTCTCCGTTTTCCCACTCCTGGTGGGGATCATCGGTTACGGTACCCGGATCTCCTCCCCGGGGCTTCTGGTTCCTTCCCTGCTGGCCAGCGGCCTCTGCTTCTCCTCCCTGGGAACCCTGGTGGCCACCATGCCCACCGAGGTTCCCGGAAACGTGATGACCGTCCTCAACTTCGTGCGTCTCCCCCTCCTTTTCCTCAGCGGCATCTTCGTCCCCCTGGCCGAGATGCCCTCCTGGGCCAGGGGGCTGGCGGCCATATCCCCCCTAACCTACGGAAACGATCTGCTGAGGAGAAGCCTGGGTTTCGAGGGGTACCATCCGCCCTGGTTGTCCTTCATGGTCCTGGTCCTTTTCTCCTCGGTCTTCTTCTCCGTGGCCGCCTGGATCTTCAACCTCTCGCGGCGGCGTTCCTGA
- a CDS encoding site-specific integrase, with product MERGLTFEEAQERELELKSLRRRSPRTASNLTVAELALAWLEEKRLRNKEATFRDYEQVTRLYILPALGEERVRQLTPYQVSRFVSSLASRPRVANKALTALKQMLKLAVVWGLISGNPAAEVSRVPEGHREVEYLTPEEVGRVLSVLENDRTKYLLVLTAALTGMRSSELRGLRWGDIEGPYIHVRREYKHGRFQAPKTAASRRRVLIPPHLQEELERDRGEREELVFSRNGKPLGDDYPTRYVLAPALREAKIDKRVTFHALRHSYAAWMLSEGESPQFVQAQLGHTDPAFTLRMYGHFMKEKHEELAARMEKNVVARVAVSKLYHKESEQIADVIPFSQVNDTVRP from the coding sequence ATGGAGCGGGGCCTCACCTTCGAGGAGGCCCAGGAGCGCGAATTGGAGCTTAAATCCCTCCGCCGCCGCTCCCCCAGGACGGCCTCCAACCTCACCGTCGCCGAGCTTGCCCTCGCCTGGCTCGAGGAGAAACGACTGCGGAACAAGGAAGCCACCTTCCGGGACTACGAGCAGGTCACCCGCCTCTACATCCTCCCCGCTCTGGGGGAGGAGCGGGTGAGGCAGCTCACCCCCTACCAGGTGAGCCGCTTCGTCTCCTCCCTCGCCTCACGCCCCCGGGTGGCCAACAAAGCCCTCACCGCCCTCAAGCAGATGCTCAAGCTGGCCGTGGTCTGGGGGCTGATCTCCGGCAACCCGGCGGCGGAGGTCTCCCGGGTCCCTGAGGGGCACAGGGAAGTGGAGTACCTCACTCCGGAGGAGGTAGGGAGGGTACTCTCCGTCCTGGAGAACGACCGCACCAAGTATCTCCTCGTCCTCACCGCCGCCCTCACCGGGATGCGCTCCTCGGAACTCCGGGGGCTCCGCTGGGGGGATATCGAGGGGCCCTACATCCACGTGCGCCGGGAATACAAGCACGGGCGCTTCCAGGCCCCCAAGACAGCAGCCTCGAGAAGGAGGGTGCTCATCCCGCCCCACCTCCAGGAGGAGCTGGAGCGCGACCGGGGAGAGCGGGAGGAGTTGGTCTTCTCCCGCAACGGCAAGCCCTTGGGAGACGATTATCCCACGCGATATGTCTTGGCGCCGGCGCTCCGGGAGGCTAAAATAGATAAACGGGTGACCTTCCACGCCCTGAGGCACAGCTACGCGGCGTGGATGCTCTCGGAGGGGGAGAGCCCCCAGTTCGTGCAGGCCCAGCTGGGCCACACGGACCCGGCTTTCACCCTCCGGATGTACGGTCACTTCATGAAGGAAAAACACGAAGAATTGGCAGCGAGGATGGAGAAGAACGTGGTGGCCCGTGTGGCTGTATCAAAACTGTATCACAAGGAGAGCGAGCAAATAGCGGATGTGATACCGTTTTCCCAGGTAAATGATACAGTGCGCCCGTAG
- a CDS encoding glycosyltransferase family 4 protein produces MVSKYRESSGLPGVAIVHYSAPPIVGGVETILRNQAAFLAECGIRVRVIAGVGGEVAPGVETVYIPELSSNHPAFQGLSGDGLRRAAEGLLDKLREAVAGFQALIVHNMLTMPFNLVATAALRLLIERSSMRAIVWCHDSPYFDPAYRIPRDEYPYTLISEPVPGARYVTITEHRRSQFSRLLGLPEEEIEVVRNGIDLSHFLSLAPQAVALIDEFSLYERDLNVISPVRITPRKNLEMAIRICRALRYYYPDLLLIITGYLDPHNREAGAYLERLKGLVEDLEMEQHVLFLGEYRMADGTPTVADWKATRDIYSLSDVLLLTSYAEGFGLPLLEAGLLRMPIVCSDIPTLKEIIGTTRNAIVVGLEEDPRAVAGRIHEFLSTHATFQHFKHIFREYHWKAIGKSKLLPLLGFGEKGEAGGPGFA; encoded by the coding sequence ATGGTCTCGAAATACCGCGAGAGCTCAGGACTTCCCGGCGTGGCCATCGTCCATTACAGTGCCCCGCCGATAGTGGGCGGGGTGGAGACCATCCTCCGCAACCAGGCCGCCTTCTTGGCCGAATGCGGGATACGCGTGCGGGTGATTGCCGGGGTGGGAGGCGAGGTCGCGCCCGGGGTGGAGACGGTTTACATCCCGGAGCTTTCCTCCAACCATCCCGCCTTCCAAGGCCTCTCCGGGGATGGCTTACGGCGCGCGGCGGAAGGGCTCCTCGACAAGCTCAGGGAAGCCGTGGCGGGATTCCAGGCCCTCATCGTCCACAACATGCTCACCATGCCCTTCAACCTGGTGGCCACCGCCGCCTTGCGCCTGCTCATAGAGAGAAGCTCCATGAGGGCCATCGTCTGGTGCCACGACTCTCCCTACTTCGATCCCGCCTACCGCATACCACGCGACGAGTACCCCTATACCCTGATATCCGAGCCGGTGCCCGGAGCCAGGTACGTGACCATAACCGAGCACCGGCGCTCGCAATTCTCCCGCCTCCTGGGCCTTCCTGAGGAGGAAATAGAGGTGGTGAGGAATGGCATCGACCTCTCCCATTTTCTGTCCTTGGCCCCCCAAGCGGTGGCGCTCATCGACGAGTTCTCTCTCTACGAGAGGGACCTCAACGTCATATCCCCGGTGCGCATCACTCCCAGGAAGAACCTGGAAATGGCCATCCGCATCTGCCGGGCCCTCCGTTATTATTACCCTGACCTCCTACTCATCATCACCGGTTACCTGGATCCACACAACAGGGAAGCGGGGGCCTACCTCGAGCGGTTGAAAGGCCTGGTGGAAGACCTGGAAATGGAGCAGCACGTGCTCTTCCTGGGCGAATACCGCATGGCCGACGGGACCCCCACCGTGGCCGACTGGAAGGCCACTCGGGACATTTACTCCCTTTCCGACGTGCTTCTGCTCACCAGCTACGCGGAGGGCTTCGGCCTCCCCCTCCTGGAGGCGGGGCTTTTACGCATGCCCATCGTGTGTTCCGACATCCCCACCCTGAAGGAGATAATCGGCACCACCCGTAACGCCATCGTGGTGGGACTAGAGGAGGACCCCCGCGCCGTGGCCGGGCGCATCCACGAGTTTCTCTCCACCCACGCTACCTTCCAGCATTTCAAGCATATCTTCCGCGAGTATCATTGGAAGGCCATCGGCAAGAGCAAGCTGCTGCCGCTCCTGGGGTTTGGAGAGAAGGGCGAGGCCGGAGGGCCTGGTTTCGCGTAA
- a CDS encoding peptidylprolyl isomerase encodes MKVGPFKTVVLHYELFDEQGELIDSSPEGHPFSFVFGEGSIIPGLERELEGMEPGEQKEIVVQPEDAYGPKNPNLIQKVPREMFSGGADLEVGMAYTGRTDAGNVVNFTVTAMDDQNVEIDLNHPLAGKVLRFKVTIEDVLE; translated from the coding sequence ATGAAGGTCGGGCCCTTCAAGACCGTGGTCCTCCACTATGAGCTCTTCGACGAGCAGGGGGAGCTCATCGACTCCTCTCCCGAGGGTCATCCCTTCAGTTTCGTCTTCGGCGAGGGGAGCATAATCCCCGGACTCGAGAGGGAGCTGGAGGGCATGGAGCCGGGTGAGCAAAAGGAGATCGTCGTTCAGCCTGAGGACGCCTACGGCCCCAAGAACCCCAACCTCATCCAGAAGGTCCCGCGGGAGATGTTCTCCGGCGGGGCGGACCTCGAGGTGGGGATGGCCTATACGGGCAGGACGGACGCGGGCAACGTGGTCAACTTCACGGTCACCGCCATGGACGACCAGAACGTGGAGATCGACCTCAACCATCCCCTGGCGGGAAAGGTCCTGCGCTTCAAGGTGACCATCGAGGACGTCCTCGAATAG
- a CDS encoding ATP-binding cassette domain-containing protein yields MRAGKDSYAIAVEGLRKKYGDLVAVDGISFQVKPGELFGFLGPNGAGKTTTVNILTGVSLPTEGRASILGHDVVRDSFRAREAINVIPEVSNAYAEYSAWNNLMFTAALYGVPRREAVSRAEKLLRSFDLYEHRRSKVKGFSQGMRRKLVIAMGLINQPRVLFMDEPTTGLDVQSVLVIREMVRELNRKGITIFLTTHNLNEANILCDRVAIINRGKIIAVDSPENLKRAARSVQVVEVSFQPPAENGEADLRSLPGVKEVSKQGDKLRVITEDSSRTISDLNRYAEENGLRITYINTPGPTLEDVFVELTGLRKRG; encoded by the coding sequence CTGCGGAAGAAGTACGGCGACCTGGTGGCCGTGGATGGCATTTCCTTCCAGGTCAAACCGGGTGAGCTGTTCGGCTTCCTCGGCCCCAACGGGGCGGGAAAGACTACTACGGTGAACATCCTCACCGGCGTTTCCCTGCCCACCGAGGGGCGAGCTTCCATTCTCGGTCACGACGTGGTCCGGGATTCCTTCCGGGCCAGGGAAGCCATCAACGTCATACCGGAGGTCTCCAACGCCTACGCCGAGTACAGCGCCTGGAACAACCTCATGTTCACCGCCGCCCTTTACGGCGTCCCCCGCCGGGAGGCAGTCTCCCGCGCCGAGAAACTGCTCCGCTCCTTCGACCTTTACGAGCACCGCAGGTCCAAGGTCAAGGGCTTCTCCCAGGGCATGCGGCGCAAACTGGTGATAGCCATGGGCCTCATCAACCAGCCGCGGGTGCTCTTCATGGACGAGCCCACCACCGGCCTGGACGTGCAGAGCGTGCTGGTCATCCGGGAGATGGTGCGGGAATTGAACCGCAAGGGTATTACCATCTTCCTCACCACCCACAACCTGAACGAGGCCAATATCCTCTGTGACCGCGTGGCCATCATCAACCGGGGGAAGATAATCGCCGTGGATTCCCCAGAGAACCTGAAGCGCGCGGCACGCAGCGTGCAAGTGGTGGAGGTGTCCTTCCAACCGCCGGCGGAGAACGGGGAAGCCGACCTGCGGTCCCTTCCCGGGGTGAAGGAGGTGTCCAAGCAGGGAGACAAGCTCCGGGTGATCACCGAGGATTCCTCCCGCACCATCTCCGACCTCAACCGCTATGCGGAGGAAAACGGCTTGAGGATCACCTATATCAACACCCCGGGCCCCACCCTGGAGGACGTATTCGTCGAACTCACCGGCTTGAGGAAACGCGGCTGA